The Sulfolobus islandicus Y.N.15.51 sequence GTACTAGATGAAGTAACAATCTCTGAAGAAGATGAGAAAAAGATCAAGGACTTAGCTAAGGATCCTTGGATACGTGATAGAATTATAGCATCGATAGCGCCATCTATTTATGGTCATTGGGAATTAAAGGAAGCTCTAGCATTAGCATTATTTGGAGGAGTTCCTAAGGTTCTAGAAGATACAAGAATAAGAGGAGATATTCACATTTTAATAATAGGTGATCCCGGTACCGCCAAATCACAAATGCTACAGTTTATCTCGAGAGTAGCTCCAAGGGCAGTTTACACAACTGGTAAAGGATCCACAGCTGCAGGCTTAACAGCTGCAGTAGTGAGAGAAAAGGGAACTGGAGAATATTACTTAGAAGCTGGTGCGTTAGTGTTAGCTGATGGTGGAATAGCTGTAATAGATGAAATAGATAAGATGAGAGACGAAGATAGAGTAGCCATTCATGAAGCAATGGAACAGCAAACAGTTTCCATAGCGAAAGCTGGAATAGTAGCTAAATTAAACGCTAGAGCTGCAGTTATTGCTGCGGGAAATCCAAAATTTGGTAGATATATAACCGAAAGGCCAGTATCTGATAATATTAACTTACCTCCCACAGTCTTATCAAGATTTGACCTAATATTCATATTAAAGGATCAACCAGGTGAACAAGATAGAGAGCTTGCAAACTATATATTAGATGTACATTCAGGAAAATCTACAAAAAATATTATAGATATAGATACATTAAGAAAATATATAGCGTATGCAAGGAAATATATTATACCAAAAATTACGAGTGAAGCTAAGAATCTAATTACAGACTTCTTCGTGGAGATGAGGAAGAAAAGTTCGGAAACTCCCGATAGCCCAATATTGATAACTCCAAGACAATTAGAGGCTTTAATAAGAATTTCAGAAGCTTATGCTAAAATGGCTCTCAAAACAGAAGTCACCAGAGAGGATGCAGAAAGAGCCATAAATATAATGAGACTATTCCTAGAAAGCGTAGGAGTTGACATGGAAAGTGGAAAAATAGATATAGATACGATAATGACTGGAAAACCTAAAAGTGCTAGAGAGAAAATGATGAAAATACTAGAAATAATAGATAGCTTAGCAGTAAGTTCAGAGTGTGCAAAGGTTAAGGATATACTAAAAGAAGCACAACAAGTTGGTATCGAAAAAAGTAACATAGAAAAATTACTTACAGATATGAGAAAAAGTGGTATAATATACGAAGCAAAACCAGAATGTTACAAAAAAGTCTAAGCTAATTTCTTATATATTGGCAGAGGAGACCACATTACCCATGCTGGTACTTGCTTTATTAATTCGTAAGCTTCTTCCCAACCGGAGAGACCTAACCTTTTTGATAGCTCTTCCAGTGTCATCTGTGTTCTTACGTATTCGTTAAGAACCGCTATTACATCATCGTTTATCTCTACTTCTCTACCACTTGAAAGCTTTATCT is a genomic window containing:
- the mcm gene encoding minichromosome maintenance protein MCM, translating into MEIPSKQIDYRDLFIEFLTTFKNTNNQNKYIERINELIAYRKKSLIVEFSDILSFNENLAYEIINNTKIVLPILEGALYDHILQLDPTYQRDIEKVHVRIVGIPRVIELRKIRSTDIDKLIAIDGILVKVTPVKERIYKATYKHIHPDCMQEFEWPEDEEMPEILEMPTICPKCGKPGQFRLIPEKTKLIDWQKAVIQERPEEVPSGQLPRQLEIILEDDLVDSARPGDRVKVTGILEIKQDSPIKRGSRAVFDIYMKVSSIEVSQKVLDEVTISEEDEKKIKDLAKDPWIRDRIIASIAPSIYGHWELKEALALALFGGVPKVLEDTRIRGDIHILIIGDPGTAKSQMLQFISRVAPRAVYTTGKGSTAAGLTAAVVREKGTGEYYLEAGALVLADGGIAVIDEIDKMRDEDRVAIHEAMEQQTVSIAKAGIVAKLNARAAVIAAGNPKFGRYITERPVSDNINLPPTVLSRFDLIFILKDQPGEQDRELANYILDVHSGKSTKNIIDIDTLRKYIAYARKYIIPKITSEAKNLITDFFVEMRKKSSETPDSPILITPRQLEALIRISEAYAKMALKTEVTREDAERAINIMRLFLESVGVDMESGKIDIDTIMTGKPKSAREKMMKILEIIDSLAVSSECAKVKDILKEAQQVGIEKSNIEKLLTDMRKSGIIYEAKPECYKKV